From Candidatus Paceibacterota bacterium:
GTTGCCGTTAAAGGTGTCCGCTGTCACGTCGCCAAGCGTCGTGAGCGATCCCACACTGGCCTTCTCGACTACCGTCAGCTCATTGTTGACCATGAAGTTCTGCCGTGGCGTCAGGTCGTGTGCCAGCATGGCGTAGGGCGAGGCGACGAAACGCTGCCGGGGGCGGATGGGCGTGGAGCCGACGACGGTGAGTTCCAGGTAGCGCTCGTCGCTCCCCGCGCTCGTGAACACTCCATAGAGGCTGACGTCCGGCGAGTCTGAGAGGGGGGCGCCTTCGGAAGACAGCACGACGTTGAACGCGCCGTTGGTGTCGGGGGTGATCCGGAACATGCGGCCCCATTTGATGCGATTGGTCTCGGTGAGGGTCGGGGAGTCCCAGATTCGGAATTGGACATCCGTGGGCATCGCGATTGGAGCGCCCTGGCCGTCGAGCAGGATGCCCTGATAGTTCAGGCGATCCGGCACCGCCTGCGCCAGCAGGCAGGGAACGCCGAGCCAGAGGGCCAGGGCCAGTAGGATGATACGTTGCGCCACCTTTAGGGCGGTCCGGGAGGTCTGGTGTTGATTTAGTTTCATAGCATTATCATGTGTTGCTGAATTCGAATTGGTTGATCCGTAAAGCATGCAAGTCATTCCGTGGAGCCGACTCGGCTCACGCGTTTCAAGGTGAAGGCCCCGCGCAGCGTGATCGGTGTGCGGCGGAGGTTCAGGATTTCCTGTTCATAGGTGCCGGTGACGGTCTCATCGGGCCGCCACAACGTCGCCCCCAGGCTTGGGTCCGGTTCAGTGTTCCAGGTGAAGTGGACCCGATTGGTGATGGTAAAGCCCTCTTCGCCTTCGTTTAACGTGCTTCCGTTCGGGCGTAGATTATCGTGGTCGGGGTGATAGACGTGTTTGAACGGGTTGAGCGGGTCGTCGTAATCAACCACGTATTCGCCCTCCAGTTGGTTGAGGAAGCCGGCGCCGTTCAAGCCGACCGGCGCAATGCGGCCGAAGGCGGCGGAGCCGACGCGGGTCACCACCGTGGCGCCGGCGGGAACGTTGGCCGCGTCGGTGTAGATGCGGTTGAC
This genomic window contains:
- a CDS encoding tail fiber protein; its protein translation is MKLNQHQTSRTALKVAQRIILLALALWLGVPCLLAQAVPDRLNYQGILLDGQGAPIAMPTDVQFRIWDSPTLTETNRIKWGRMFRITPDTNGAFNVVLSSEGAPLSDSPDVSLYGVFTSAGSDERYLELTVVGSTPIRPRQRFVASPYAMLAHDLTPRQNFMVNNELTVVEKASVGSLTTLGDVTADTFNGNGGGLTNININNLAQALLDQLVPPGTIVAFGGHAVPPPSGWLLCDGSWVSRSTYSRLFSQVGTAWGIGNGSTSFNLPDLRGMFLRGVNGSQNDSVWKDPEAASRPARNGGNAGNNVGSVQSDGLASHYHSLEKNLYQHYRSFQGTTGSDHPLKINDDGGGSIWSTQTAANPGYAGDTRPKNAYVNYIIKY